GCCGGGTCAACCGACAGCTCCGGACTGACAGGACAGTGGAACTCTGCTGTCACCCGCCCAATAAAAGCCCCTCTCCTTTGCGAGAACCGCTGCTCATCGATTCCCGTTGCTGCACCGACTGAGGCCGGGGCTCCGGGTCTAGGGGAAAATCGCACCTGCCCTCCCCCACAGTGAGTGGGATCCGAATCCCTCAGCATCGACACAGGTCACAGAGCGACCTCGGCGAGCCGATGACTGTTGGCTGCGCCTCTTGCGTTTTCCAATAGCTGCCTGTTGGCCCCTAcagtggtgggggagggcaggtgtGATTCTCCCCAGACCCGGAGCTCCGGCCTCAGTCGATGCAGCGATTGGAATCGTTGAGCAGCGGTTCCCACAAAGGAACGGTAATCAAAGGGATAGATGGCAGGAGGCAAGGACTGGCGTAGGGGAGAGGGGCTTTTATTGGGTGGGTGTCTGCGGGAGAGTTCCGCTGCCCTGTCGGTCCGGGGCTGTCTGTTGGCTCGGCTGGGCatcgcttctccgcgctggctgtggcccGCCGCTGCTCATTCAATGTCAATGCAAACGTGGTGATTGAAAGAACGGACAGCTACTGGAAAAGGCGAGAGGCGCAGCCGACAGTCACCAACCCACTGAGGTCGCTCTGTGATGATGCCGAGGGATTCGGGTCCCActtaaggcaggaatggggcactgattgtggatgatcagccatgatcacagtgaatggcagtgccgcctcgaagggccaaatgcacactcctgcacatattgtccatTGAAATAGTCATTTTCTGGAGCTTTGAACATGCTGGCTGGGCCATTAGCATGCTTAACATGCTAATGGGCCACTGCCCATAGTTTATTGAACGAGCAAAGGCCTATTTTGCTGGCCCTTTAACCGTATCTCGAATGCCCCATATAACCTTTGAAGGGCGACAAAGCTGAGGTTGTTTTGCCGACCATGAAGATTATAACATTTACTATTTGGACCCTTTTAAATCGAATAAAATGCAAGtatattatctttaaaattaaatattaaatagtAAAACAATTATTTATATTTACCCTCCCCTTTGACTCTTACTTTTCTTGCTCAAAAGCCCTATTGAAATGATGACAATGAATCTACATGAATTTATCGAATTTATTAGTTTTGGCGTCTGTATTTTGAGAGATATTAGCCATCAAACTATATTGGAGTTGGTTGcgcatcctgtttttaatttgtaattTTTGATTGTGCTTGTAGATTTTTTCATAATGACTTTTGTTCTAAATGCAGAAAAAGTCTTTGGAATCCATCAATTCCAGGCTCCAACTGGTGATGAAAAGTGGTAAATATGTGCTAGGCTACAAACAGACTTTGAAAATGATTCGTCAGGGCAAAGCCAAGCTGGTCATTCTTGCGAACAACTGTCCAGCCTTGAGGTGAGTTGCAGCATTTTGAGATGAATAACACAATATCACTGAAATTCTCCATTATTTTGGATTTCTTCCTTCTGGCAATGTGttgcaatatagaaatataaagtcCTCACTAAGTGAACATTTGGACAGTGAAATACTTCAGGTTGAATACCGTTCGGAACTTTTAAACGGTCAAAATAAAGCAAGCGTATaattggagggagggaggtgaaatAGAACAAAATGAAAGGTagatgcaaggaattgcagatgttgactTACTGAAaagaggcaaaatgctggagtaactcggcgggtcaggtcaggcagcatctctggagaacatggatgggcgatatTTTGTGTTGGGgcccttcagactaattgtggtgcGAGGGGGACTGAAAAATGGAGATGGGATGGGACAATGCctgtcaagtgataggtggatacaggtggggggggggtgattaggGGATGGAGCAAAATAATGTGTCTGAATGGAGGATGACCTGAAAACTAGTGGAATGGCTGGCTGAAATGGTGTTGCAGGATAGTGAACAACAAATGACATCTCTGAAAGGGGTAAGCAAGAAGGAGCATATCCTTCAACCAGCAGAAATGGGGCAAAAATAGCAGAGATATGAGATGCAAAAGGAATTGTTGAACTTGTTAAATCAAGTGGTTGTAATTTGTAAATCAGAAGGCAACTGCAATCTTAAGCTTCAGAACAGCATTGCTGGGCACAGTGGGAATGAAATGGACAATTAGTAACAAAGTAACTGGAAGCTCAGGGTCCAGCTTTTGAACTGAACAGGAATGTTATGCAAAGCAGTTGGCCATTAATGAAACAATTTTGTTTACCCAACGCAGTATCTAAACTAAGTCATTTAACTGCAGGAGATACGGCGTATGTCATTTAAGCTCCTTCCTGCCTTCCATGACCCAACTGTACCTTCCAGATAAAACACTGATTTGTCTGTACCATTTCCTAACTTTTATATGTTGCATTTGGCAATgtaattcttcttcttatcgagtccacacacaagattagaagttgttcagccagagctgaacacacttcttggcatctgcccaatggtgtctgtcttgcgcttcttgtgcttcttgtgcgtggtggtggaaagattggttgaaacagggccgcgacgtgaacgctctttccttggccccggcAATGTAATAATGTACTAATATCTTGTTTTCTATGCGTTCTTTTAGTGTTTGGAGAATTTGAGTGCAAGTTGTGTatgaatttgtggttttgtgtgtTGTGTCTATGTGCCTTTGTTTCCGCAAGCAAGATTTTCTTTGCAGTTGAACATCACCATAGTTGTACATATGATTTAGTATTCATACTATGATCTCTCCATTGGTGAAATGCATATGCTTGTCAGTCCGATGGTTATTCTGGGCTTTCAAATTTCCTGTCATTTTAATGAAAGATGTTGGTAATGGAATTCCAATaacaaatagactatgaaagataTAGAAAGGAATGAAATCTGAAGAGTGTAATGATAAATCTGTCGTACTAACTACAGTTTGTTATCCAGCTTTTACATTAATTtcgttttaagtttagtttagtacagtgaagagcttttgttgcgtgctaaccagtcagcagaaagactatacatgattactatcaagccatTCCATTCTTGCGATTGCTCTTTCTAAAGTAGGTAACTACATTTTCCCATGTGTCTTCCATCTGCCAatttcttgcccgctcacttaccCCAGCTAAATCTCTTTGCAATGTCTTTGTATCTACCTCGTAATTTGATGAGCTACCTTTGTATTATCAGCAAATTTGGCTACAATGCACTCGGTCGCTTCAACCAAATCATTGGTATAGATTGCAAATAGTCGATAAAAGTTACCAATGAAAATGTACAATTTGATAACTATGTAAAGCTGTGGTGTGGATTTTGACTGAAAATTAGTTATTTTGTGTTagccttttttattttattttttgtactcATTGCATAAATTACAATTGGTAGGCTGTCACTGGGTTCCAAACTAATTCACCTCCCTGTATATGGCTGGTACATGATTTATATTGACATGGCACATTGATGCCTGAACAACATTCTTAGTtcataagttcgaggagcagaattaggccattcggcccatcacgtctactccgccattcaatcatggctgatctatctttccctctcaaccccattctcctacctttgcTGCAGAACCCATACCAATCTGATGCTAATTCGATGCTTCCATTATGTAAAATTACCTTTAAAATAGTTCAAATAGAAAAGATCACTTTGAGATATATCTCAAACGGATCTTCTCTCTTCTCTAATATCAGTTCCATGCATTTGGAGCATTTTGCTTTCAATTGGGCAGCCTTGTTAAAAGTTCAGTGTACTTTGATACTGTCTTGTTGTGTTTGTTTCAGGAAATCAGAAATTGAATACTATGCCATGTTAGCCAAGACTGGTGTCCATCATTATAGTGGCAACAATATCGAGCTAGGTACGGCCTGTGGTAAATACTACAGAGTGTGCACACTGGCCATCATTGATCCAGGTAATTTATACAATGCCTTGGACTGCATTCAGATACATGTTACTATCTGATCCTGTGGTGTAGCTGTTGCTGTTTTACACAGTACATTAATAATGTGTTAATGTGCTAAAGGCTCTTCCATACCTAGTTTTGATTACTTGTGTTAATGCGAATATTCTCGCTGGCTTGATTTTAATTTCTAGTCAAGTCAGGCTAGTAATTCGCTAGATTAACGCTGTGCTTATTGTCAACGGGACTAGTTTTACGAAGTTCTGTTGTAATATTTGCCCGCAACAACTTGGGTTTATTGTACTATGCAACAAAACATTTGTCCCATCTATAGGTGAAAAGGCCTTGGTTCCAGAAGAGATGGACCAAATGCTGTTGATATGAATATTTTCTGTATCATTTATACTTAACAGGAAATTAATTTTGCATTTAATGTATTTCAGGTGACTCTGACATCATCAGAAGTATGCCGGAGCAGATCAGTGAGAAATAAATTGACTGTGACTCTGAAATATTTTACAAATAAAGCTATTCCATAAAAAGACGAGATGTTTTCATTTCTAATAACGCGCTCCAAGTTTGCCCATGGGAGATTCACAGAAGactggcgagaccgacgtcgggcagagccatagtggtgggtgactcgatTGTCTGAGGTACgggcaggagattctgtggcggcaggcgagactcgagAATGGTCTGGTGCCtctctggtgccagggttcaagatgtcacggactgacttcagaacatcctcgagagggaaggtgagcagctgaaggtagttgtgcacgtgggcacaaacgacatcgggaagaagaggaaggaggttctgcaacgtgaatttagagagttaggaagaagactgaaaagcaggacttctagggtggctatctctggattgcttcctgtgcctcgtgctagtgagggcaggaacagggagataggggatctgaatgggggggctggtgcagggagcaggaatttagatttatagaccactgggatctcttctggggtagaggTGACCTGTAGAAAAGGGGcgagttacaccttaactggagggggaccaacattctggcaggcaggtttgctacccgtgtgggtttaaacttaaTAGTGGTTGTGAggagttgacaaattgggagtataaagatggagttaaaggggaagtgagtacaggaaaagttacaaaagactcccgaattaatgggaaggaaagtttgagaatgaataagagagtaaggtcatggccaatagtgatgggtgtgagaggggaggtgaacacCAAAgttagtgttgtatatgaatgcgcaaactctaagaaataaagtggatgagcttaaggctcagttagaaattggcaagtatgatgtgggaattacagagacatggctgcaagaggacatgggctgggaactgaatattcaggggtatacgtcctatcgaaaagacaaacaggtgggcagagaggatggggtagctctgttggtaaggaattaaattcagtcccttgcaaggcgtGACAAAGAATCAGGAGTCAGTATGGatggaactgaggaattgtaagggtaaaaagaccctaatgggagttatctacaggcccccaaacagtagcctggacctagggtgcaagttgaaacaAGAGTTAAGATTGGCATGTCGCAAATGTAATGCTATGGTGGTTAtggaagatttcaacatgcaggtagattgggaagatcaggttggtactagatcccaagaaagggagtttgtggagggcctccgagatggattcttatagcagcttgtactggagcctaccagggagaaggcaattctggacttagtgttgtgtaatgaactggatttgataagggaactcaaggtaaaggagccattaggacagGGGTTGACAACCTTGTTCTGCAAAGGGGCCAGAACCCATGTCTGTGaggggatggcgggccacatctatcgccattgaCGCTTGGTGTTGTTTTTCTCATTAGTTTTCATGTGTTTTTCAATtgggttttctgcagttcccaggtccctcgCGTGCCCCGAGACTAGttacagttcccaggtcggctcaccTGCCTC
This genomic stretch from Amblyraja radiata isolate CabotCenter1 chromosome 4, sAmbRad1.1.pri, whole genome shotgun sequence harbors:
- the rpl30 gene encoding 60S ribosomal protein L30, translated to MVAAKKTKKSLESINSRLQLVMKSGKYVLGYKQTLKMIRQGKAKLVILANNCPALRKSEIEYYAMLAKTGVHHYSGNNIELGTACGKYYRVCTLAIIDPGDSDIIRSMPEQISEK